A window of Diabrotica virgifera virgifera chromosome 9, PGI_DIABVI_V3a contains these coding sequences:
- the LOC126890973 gene encoding matrix metalloproteinase-16-like, with translation MHINKVVLLIATSISFCLGGNFTETNAVSWLEQYGYITTSETANTDITETLEQFQERYNLPVDGKLNKETMELMQKPRCTQGDNAYAVKSAWKKFDIKWYFPQAIPEALTVTKRVFEIWEEASKFKFTYLRIPNPKPDITITVVPKQHYFRYNCQGNDECPFKFTSGVLAHSYFPPTSGCIEIHMNSNLTWDFSLNCTVEGRTNFFAVILHEVGHALGLAHSSDKKAVMYPFYETFPAHITDDDKRGLEKLYGPKSKSASISTQPGVTRSSVPTLKTTTTERSRSTTTTTASTNKSKQNIITNVCELEYPDLIFLAYAPSFPTYRMYIVSKDLVWKYDLNNEKIPTNAEQFIRYFPRGITNVTHVFQSTNGDLIGVSRNRIYAAAFPSLRIHTDNMVPEVNNARSINGLFQTNSGKKFVLMAHLLNLMIKTLSLEDA, from the coding sequence ATGCATATCAATAAAGTTGTTCTGCTCATCGCAACTAGCATAAGTTTTTGCCTAGGTGGAAATTTTACTGAGACAAATGCAGTGTCATGGCTAGAACAATATGGTTACATCACCACAAGTGAAACTGCCAACACTGATATTACTGAAACACTAGAACAGTTTCAAGAAAGATATAATTTACCGGTGGATgggaaattaaataaagaaacgATGGAGTTAATGCAGAAACCACGATGTACCCAAGGAGACAATGCTTACGCTGTAAAATCAGCATGgaaaaaatttgatataaaatggtattttcctCAAGCAATCCCTGAAGCCTTGACAGTCACTAAAAGAGTATTTGAAATATGGGAAGAAGCATCAAAATTTAAGTTTACTTATCTAAGAATCCCAAATCCAAAGCCGGATATAACTATAACAGTAGTTCCAAAACAGCACTATTTTCGATACAATTGTCAGGGTAACGACGAATGTCCTTTTAAATTTACAAGTGGTGTATTAGCACATTCTTATTTTCCACCTACATCTGGGTGCATAGAAATTCATATGAATAGCAATCTAACATGGGATTTCAGTTTGAATTGTACAGTAGAAGGTCGAACAAATTTCTTTGCAGTTATTCTCCATGAAGTTGGTCACGCTTTAGGTTTAGCACACAGTAGCGATAAGAAGGCTGTAATGTATCCCTTTTACGAAACCTTTCCTGCCCACATAACTGATGATGATAAAAGGGGCTTAGAAAAGTTATATGGACCTAAAAGTAAATCCGCATCTATTTCAACTCAACCTGGTGTTACTAGGAGTAGTGTACCAACTTTAAAGACAACCACAACAGAAAGATCTAGGAGTACGACAACCACAACAGCTAGTACTAATAAATCAAAGCAAAATATAATAACGAATGTATGCGAATTGGAATATCCAGATTTAATATTTTTAGCATACGCTCCATCATTTCCAACATACCGAATGTATATAGTAAGTAAGGATCTGGTATGGAAATACGACTTAAATAATGAAAAGATCCCTACCAATGCTGAACAATTTATAAGATATTTTCCAAGGGGAATTACGAACGTGACACATGTTTTTCAAAGCACCAATGGAGATTTGATTGGTGTAAGCAGAAATCGTATATATGCAGCAGCATTTCCTAGCTTAAGAATTCATACAGATAACATGGTACCTGAAGTAAATAACGCAAGAAGTATTAACGGTTTATTTCAAACAAATTCaggaaaaaaatttgttttgatgGCTCATTTATTGAATTTAATGATAAAGACATTATCCCTAGAGGACGCATAA